CACGATCCCGACGCCCTCATGCCCCAGGATCCGCCCGTCGGTCACGGTCGGGACGTCGCCCTTGAGGATGTGCAGGTCGGTGCCGCAGATGGTGGAGGTGGTGATCCGGACGACAGCATCCGTCGCTTCCCGGACCACCGGTTTGGGCTTTTCTTCCCAGGATTTTTTCCCGGGCCCGTGGTAAACCAGCGCTTTCATCACCCCTGTTTTTTTCGCTTCCTGTGTCATCGTTGCCATGATCCCCTCCTGCTTTTCGTGAACTTGGTTCCTTGTCTTAAGAATGGCCCTATTTCACGCAAGAAGGTATGACCCCGGTCATTCACTCCGTCCCCCACCGGACCTAGGATTAAATCGAGGGAAAGAAGGTGTCCCATGGGACTCTTCGACGGCAAGGTGGCGTTGGTGACGGGGGCCGGATCGGGCATCGGTCGGGCTTGTGCCCTTCTTTTCGCCCAGGAGGGCGCCAAGGTCGTGGTCTCCAACCGCCGGGAACAGAACGGCAAGGAGACCATCCGGCGCATCTACCAGGAAGGCGGCGAGGCCGTTTATATCCACGCCGACGTCTCCAAACCCGCCGAAGTGGAAACTTTGGTAAAGGAAACGGTCAAGACCTTCGGCCGGCTGGACATGGCCCTCAACAACGCGGGCATCGCGGGTGAGCTGGCCCCGACCGCGGACCAAACCCTCCGGAATTGGGATGAGGTGATCGCCATCAACCTGTCCGGTGTTTTCTACTGCATGAAATACGAGATCCCCGCCCTTCTGAAGGCCGGGGGCGGGGCCATCGTGAACATGGCCTCCATCCTCGGCCAGGTGGGGTTCGCCGGAGCCCCCGCCTACGTGGCCGCCAAGCACGGGGTCCTCGGACTGACGAAGAACGCGGCCTTGGAATACGGCGCCCGGAACATCCGGGTGAACGCCGTGGGCCCCGCCTTCATCGAGACCCCCATGATCGCCCCCGTCACCTCGGACCAAGCCGCCCGGGACGGGATCGTGGGCCTTCATCCCATGGCCCGATTGGGCCAGCCATCGGAGGTGGCCGAATTGGTCGCCTTCCTCTGTTCCACCAAAGCATCCTTCATCACCGGGGCCTATTACCCGGTGGATGGGGGCTATCTGGCCCGATAAGGAGGAGGTCATGAAAAAGACGAAGGGGAAAAAAGCGCATGAAGATATGAAGCCCGAAACCCGGGCGGAGATGGAGGAAACCCTCCGTAAGGCCGCCTATTACCGGTGGCTGGAACGGGGCGCGCCCCTGGGGGACGATCTGAATGACTGGTATGAGGTCGAGAACCGTTGGCGGGACAATATCGTCCCGGCCAACAACAACTGAGGATCACCCATGGAATACAGCAAGGGACCAGGACCCAAGACGGCCGATCTCCTGGAAGGAGGCTCTTCGATGCCCATCTTGAGCGATATGAAGTGGCGGATGGCGAAATGGCTTTGGACCGCGCCCGATGATATGCCCCTCTCGGACCCGGAATACGCCGAATGGATCAAACCTCCGGGACAACCGGTGAAGAACAAGACCTGGCGGGTCTATAAGACCGGGCGCGGGGCCAAGGCGGCTTCGCCCAAACGTATCGACGAGTTCCACCACCGGGGGAGCTACGAACGGCACGAGATCTCGGAACGCCATACGCCCAAAGCGGTCATGACCTTCAGGGGAAAGGGCTCCAAGGTCGAGCGCCGGGGCAAAAAGAGGGGTAAATGACCGGGAACCCCTGAACGGGGCGGGAGGTGACACATGACCATAATCCAACATTCAAAACCAGCCTGGGTCAGCGATTCGGACCCCTCCAGCGAGGTTTCCATGGACCTCCGGCGCTACCTGCGCCACGGCATGGAACCGCTTCCGGACATCGAGGCCGTCCTCCAGGAACTGCGTCCCTGCCAGGTCTTCCATTTGAGGACCGAACGGGAACCGATCCTGCTTTATCCGATGTTCATGCGGATGAACTTCGAGCGCTTTTCGAATGGATCCGCGGACGGCTGGGACGTTTATTTAAGGAAATGCCCGGCCGGGAAGGTCTGACCGCTCTTTCTCACAGTTGATCGACGCGGTATCCCTTGGCCTTGAGCAGTCTGGGGACCCCGTCGTCCCCCACTAAGTGCCCCGACCCTACCACCACGAAATAGACGGCCCGGGTCCCCAGCATGCGTTCGAACTGGGGCACCCACTTTTGGTTGCGGTCCACGATGATCTTGTCCATTTCCCGTTTCTCAGGGGGCGAAATGTCCCGGTTCATGAGCGCCTCCAGCCCCGCCGTGTCCCCCGTCTTCCAGAGCCTGAGGGCCTGGTTGAGGAACTTCAGCGCATTGTGCTCGCTCAGGACCGATCCGATCAGGTTATAGACCTGGTCGTGGTCGCTGAGGCTGGCGAGTTCCTCCAGGGGCTTCCACCAGAACTCCATGCCGAAGACCGGTTTTTTGTCCACCTGGGCCCGGCGGTAGAAGATCTGGTCGATTCCCATGCCATGGTCCAGGCCCTCCTTCTGCAGGGCCAGGTCATCGAGGACCATCCCCAGCAGGATCGGCTTCATCCGCACCGCCTTTTCCTCTTCAAGACCGTCCATGACCAGGATGCTTTGGACCGCGTTCCATTCCCCGGGTTCCAGGTGTTTCAGGAGGTTGTCCTCCGGCGGATAGACGAAATGCTTCTTCATATAGGCGGCCTGCTCGGCCTGGTTCTTCTCGTCCTGGGAGATGTCGTATTCAAAACCCACGAAGTTGGCCGAACGGTAGCACCGGTCGATGGCGTCCGGGAGCAGCAGGGGGCTTTCGGGCCGTATATGGATGGACCCCAGCAGATAGACGGTGGCGGTGGGGCTTTGGACCCGCCAAAGGAAGTGTTTGGTCCCGGGCATCTCCGATTCGGCGGGAAGCACCTGGTAATCCTGGCCCGGGGGCAGGACCTTCCCCTCGTGGGCCATATGGAGCTCGTAATTGGAGAGTGCGAACCGGAAGCGCACCTCGTGCGCGTCCGAATGGGTCACGACGGTGAAATCCGTGGGAACTTGGAGACCCTGCAACCGCCCATACTTGATCTCGCAGGCCACCTCCCCTTCCTTTTTGTGGCCCGAGACCTCGATGATCTCCAGCCGGTCCAGCAGCGGGCCCTTGGCCGTGGCCATGAAGGACAACTTCATGGTCACCTTATCGGTGGCGCTGTCCCATTCGACCCTTTCGGCCATCCCTTTCGGGTCGAACCAAAGGGTGTAGGCGCCGTCCGAACCGGTCCCGGTCACCTGGAAGGCCTGGTCCGGGTCCCTTGAAAAACGGTAGGAATAGACATCGGTCTCGAACAAGGGTTGGGTCGTGAACATGCCCCACAATTTGACGAAGTTGTAGGAAAGGTTCGAGAGATTGGCCAGCTTCTTGACGGTGTAGGCCGTTTCCCCCGGTTTTTGCATGGGGGACATGACCGGCATGGTCCCGTTCCCCAGATAAGAAAAATGGAACGGGAGACCGGATTCACCCGGCTTAGGAGCGGCGCCATCCACCGAAATATCGCAGGTCACGTCGGCCTGGAGGCTGGAGAGTCCTTCCCGGGCGAGGGAATAGTAATAAAGGTTCATCTTGTCGAGGAATTCGAGGACCTTCGGGTCGGTGTCGGCGGGACAAGATGGAACGCCCAAGGACCAAAGACCCAGGATCAAAAGAAGGCGTCTTCCCGTGGGCATTTTCATGGGCATGCGGTCCGATAAGGGGAAAGATATATGACGGCTTCCCATGATAAACCCAAATTTGGATCGGGCCCCCGCCTTATCGGCCCAATTCCCATCGGAGGGCGCTTTCCAGGTCGGAATGAAGGAAAGGGAACCCGGCTTCCTGGAGCCTTTGGGGCAGGACCCTTTGACCTTCCAAAAGCAGGGCCTCCCCCATCTCCCCGAAAAGGGCCTTCACCATGAACCCGGGCAGGGGGAACAGGGTCGGACGCCCGAGGACCTTTCCCAGGACCTTCGTGAGATCCCGGTTGGTCATGGGGGTCGGCGCGACGGCATTGACCGGCCCCTGGAGGCCTTTCGCGTGGAGGGCGTAGTGGAAGATGCCCACGAGATCCTCGAGCGAGATCCAGCTCATCCATTGGCGGCCGCTGCCGATGATCCCGCCGCCGCCCATGCGGAACGGGGGAAGCATCTTGGCCAGGGCGCCCCCGAGGGGCGTGAGCACGATCCCCGTGCGGAGGTTCACCACCCGGATGCCCGCGTCCCGTGCCGGCCCACAGGCCGTTTCCCATTCCTGGCAGACGTCCGGGAGGAAACCTTGACCCGGGGCACTCTTTTCGTCCAAAGCCTCATCGCCCCGGTTGCCGTAGAAACCGATGGCCGAAGAACAGATCAAGGTTCGGGGAGGGTTCTTCAACGAGGCTAGTGTTTCCGAGAGGAACCGGGTGCCTTCCACCCGGCTCCGGCGGATGGATTCCTTGCGGGAAGCGCTCCAGCGGCCCACCCCGATGTTCTCCCCCGCCAAATGGACGACCGCATCCACCCCTTCCAGGGCGTCCTGATCCATTTCCATCCGTACCGGGTCCCAATGGACGGCCTTTTCACCGGGCCGCGGCTTGCGGCGGACCATCGGCAGGATCTCGTGCCCGCCGCAGGCGAGGAATTGGGAAAGGGCGGTCCCGACCAGGCCCGAAGCCCCGGTCATGGCGATGCGCAGGGGCTTTTGGGAGGCGAAGGGGTGGAGCCGCTCCAGGTCCTGGCGGGTGCGGTCATGCCGGAAGCGGAAGGTCCTTTCGATCTTGGAACGCAGATAGCCGGACGCCAAGGCCCCCAGGGGCCCGAAGGGCGGCTGGTATTCGATATGGTCCTTGAGGATGCTCGCCTGCGGGCCGTCGGAACGGGTTTGATGGGTATGGATCCACCGGGCGAAAGGTCCCCGGACCTGCTCATCGACGAACTGCTTCCCCTCTATATAGTCACGGTGGACCGCCGTCCATTCCAGCGCAACGGGGCCCTGGCGCACCTGAAGGACCACTTTCCCGCCGTCCTGGAGCCCTCCGGTCCTTTCCAACACATGGACCTTCTCCCAGGGTGGGGCCAGTCTTTCAAAGGCGGGTCCCTGGGTATGCCAGCGGAAAAGTTCCTCGACGGGCACTTCGATCCTGGATTCTTTCTCGAAAAGGGGCATGGGTCCATCATACCTCCTTTAAAAACAAAAAGCCGTCCCGGCCGCAAGGTCGGGACGGCTTATCGTCCGGTGTTGTTACATACCTTTGGTATCGCTCTCCTGGTCCACGCCATGGCGATGGCCCTTCATCTTCTTCATCCCCTTGGCCCGGTCCCCCATGGCCAGCACCATCTTGGCCTGCTGGGTGGGCGTCAGGATGCCCCGCATTTTGTCGGCCATCCGCTGACGGGCGGCCTGGAGGTCCTGACGGTCCTGGGAAAGGGAATCCAGGACGCTCTTGAGGTCCGAGTCGGAAGCTTTGGCATCCACCTTGTCCCGGAGGGATTTCATGTCGGCCTTCAGGCGTTCCCGCAAGGATTTGTTGGCGTCCTTCTGGCCCTGATAAAGTTCCTTCAGCTTGGAGACCTGGTCGTCGGTCAGGTCCAGTTTCTTTTGCATCATCTCCAGCTTTTTTCCACCGTCCTTCCCCCAGGAAGGATGGTCTTGGCCGCCCCCCATGGTCCCGTCCGCCAAGGCCAACCCGGCCCCCAGCATTCCCAGCAAAGCCAAACCCGAAATCAGGGTCTTTTTCATGGTCTTCCTCCGTCCATTCCATTTGTTTTGAGACTAGGGGCTTTTGTGAGCCTCGAAGGATTGGACGAACGGGCGGGAAAAAAGTGACGGAGAACGGCGGGACTATTCGGCGATGTACTTGCCGATGTGGACCTCGTTGGCGAGGGCCCCTTCCACGTATTCCTTGGCCAGTTTGGCCTTGGGTGAATCGGACGGAGCCAGCTCCACGTACTTGCGCCAGCACTCGACGGCCTTGTCCTTGTGGCCTCGGTTGTAATAGATGCCGCCCATGGCGAAATGCACGTCGATGTGGTCCGGGTCCAGTTCGAAGACCCGTTCGTACTCGACCAAAGCTTCTTCCCACCACATCTTGGCGTAATAGGCGTTGCCCAGGTGGAAATGGGCGCTGGGATGGTCGGGCCTTAGGGAAACCGCCTTGGTGCATTCCTTGATGGCGTCGTCGTAACGGCCCGATTTGAAGTAAAGGATGCCCAGGTTCAACTGGGAGGGGAAATAGGCGGGATCGGCCTGGATGGCCTGATGATAAAGCTCCTCGGCACCGGCCAAGTCCTGGTTCCGGTAGAGGCTCACCGCTTCTTTATTGAGTTCCTCGGCTGAAGACATTCCCACCTCAAGCGACGGAAAGAATGGACCGCGAAGTCGCGAAGAAACGAATGAAACCTGGCCTATCGCCTTGTACGGTCCGATCCGCTCCCTCGTGGTGAACGGTCTTTTAGGGGATGACCTTATTCAGGGGATATTCCACGATGCCTTCGGCACCCGCGTCCTTGAGCTTGGGGATCATGCCCCGGACCGTTTTCTCGTCCACCACCGTGTCCACGTCCACCCAATCCTTGTCGTGCAGGGCCGCGACCGTGGGCGAATTCATCGAGGGGAGGACCTTCAGGACCGCGTCCAGCTTAGCCCGGGGAACGTTCATCTTGAGGCCCACCTTCTCCTCGGCCGCCAGGGCCCCTTTTAATAGGAGGACCATGTCCTCGATCTTCTTTTTCTTCCAAGGGTCGCCCCAGGCCGCCTGGTTGGCGATGACCAGGGTATTGGATTCCATCAGGGTCTCCAGGATGACCAGGTTGTTGGCCCGTAACGACGAACCGCTCTCGGTCACCTCGATGATGGCGTCCGCCAGCTCGGGCGGCTTGGCCTCGGTGGCGCCCCAGGAGAATTCCACATGGGCTTTGACCCCGTTCTTCTTGAGGTATTGCTTGGAGACGTTCACCAGTTCGGTGGCGATCTTCTTGCCTTCCAGGTCCTTGACCGACTTGATGGGGGAATTAGCGGGGGCCGCCAGCACCCAGCGCACGGGCCGAAGGCCCGCCTTGGCGTAGATGAGCTCGGCCACTTCCTGGACCTGGGAGCCGTTCTCCATCACCCAGTCCCGGCCGGTCAACCCCACGTCCAGCGTCCCATCCTCGACGTAGCGGCTCATTTCCTGGGCGCGGATCAGCATGGCCTTCATCTCGGGATCGTCGATGTTCGGGAAATAAGAACGGGAGGTCGAGGAGATCTTGAAGCCAGCCTTGGCGAAAAGATGGAAGGTGGATTCCTGGAGACTGCCTTTGGGAAGCCCCAGCTTGAGCACGTTGGACATGGTATTTCCTTTGAGAGGTCCGCATTGACCGCGAAGAATAAGAAGGGCGCCCCGAAAGACCTGGATGCCGGGAAAAAGACCTGGCCCAAACGGCCCGCTTCGTGGACTTCGCGCCTTCGTGGTCCGAACATCCTGGGTTGAAATCGTGCTTATTTAACAACCCGTCTTTGCCTTTGGCAAGGCCCGGTTTATGCCTTTAAAGGGTTTTTGAAAAGGGCTAGACTACCCGCTCCAAAAAAGGGGAAACTTTAGTCGTGGAAAAGATGATCCACCTTTACGAATACACGCGCGATGAACTGACCCGAATGTTCACCGATTGGGGACAGCCCCGCCACGTCGGGGCCCAGGTCTTCCAATGGCTCCACCGGAAGAGGACCGGAACCTTCTCCGAGATGACCGACCTGTCCAAGGAATTCCGGGAACAACTGGCCCAGCGCGCTTCCCTCTCCTCCTTGGTGCTCCACACGCGCCAAGCCTCCCAGGACGGCACCGTCAAGTACCTTTGGAAGGTCCCCGGCGAGGAAGGCTCGGCCGACGCCTTCGTCGAGAGCGTGCTCATCCCCATGGCCCGCGACGAAGAGGGCAATCCCGGCCGTTTCACCGCCTGCCTTTCCACCCAGGCGGGCTGCAAGATGAAGTGCACCTTCTGCGCCACCGGGGTGCCCAAGTTCCAGCGGGACCTGACCGCCGCCCAGATCGTGGCCCAGATCCTGGGCATGGAACGCGATTCGGGGGTAAGGTTCAACAACGTGGTGGTCATGGGCATGGGCGAGCCCATGGACAATTACGAGAACACCGAGAAGGCCATGCGCATCCTCCACGAGCCCGAGGGGCTCAACCTGGGGCGGCGCCGCATCACCCTTTCCACCTCGGGACTCATCGAGAAGATCGAGCGTTTCACCAAGGACGACTGGCCGGTCTCCCTGGCGGTGTCGCTCCACAGCGCCGACGACGAGATCCGCAGCCGCCTCATGCCCATCAACCGCTCCAACCCCCTGGACCGGCTCTGGAAGGCCATGCGCAAATACACCTATGCCCGCCGCCTGCCGGTCACCCTGGAATACATCCTCTTGAAGGGGGTCAACGACCGGCCCGCGGACGCCCAAAAGCTGGCTTCCTACTGCAAGGACCTGCTCTGCAAGGTGAACCTTATCCGTTACAATCCGGTGCCCACCCTGCCCTTCGAGGCCCCCGAGGAAAGCGACGTGGAGGCCTTCAAGGGGATGCTCAAGGCCAAAAAGATGCGGGTTTTCCTGAGGGAGCGCAAGGGCGTGGACATCGCCGCCGCCTGCGGCCAACTGGGGTTCGAGAACACCACGTCCCTGGGAAAGGCCTGAGATGACCTGGCTCGAAAACCGATTCCAACTCCCGCCCGAAGAAAGGAAATTGACCCTCCGGGCCCTCCGCCTGCTGGGGCTCTTTACCCTGGTGATGTTCCTGGCCGCCTCCGCGGCCAAGCTCTACACCCAGTTCCATCAGCCCCTCATCGTGCCCAAGGTCATCGGGATGGACCAGTCCCAGGCCCAAAGCGCCCTTTCGGCCAAGGGCCTCACCGCCAAGGTCATCAAGAGCATCTACGACGAGCACGTTCCCAAGGGCCTGGTCTGTTTCCAGAACCCCAAGGCCAATTCTTATATGAAGCGGGGACAAGCGGTGGAACTGGTCCTGAGTAAGGGCAACCCCATGGTGAAGGTGCCGGCCCTGTCCGGCATGTCCTTGCCCCAGGCCGTGATCGCCCTGGCCGGGGCCCATCTGCGGTTGGGCAAGGAGTCGCTCATGAACTCCCCGGAAGCCCGTGACCAGGTGCTGGGACAATACCCGGCGCCGGGCGAGGTGGTGGACTCCTATACGAACGTCAACGCCCTGGTCTCCAACGGGATCCCGGACCCGGCCTATGTGATGCCCAACCTGGAGAAGAAACCCCTGGAGCGGGCCTTCAAGATCCTCCGGCCGGCCGGCATCATCATCGACAAGATCACCACCGAGGTTCACGACGATATGGAGACGGAGATCATCCTGTCCCAGACCCCCGCCCCCGGGACCAAGGTCCAACGCAAGGGCATGGTCTCCTTCGTCATCAGCGGCAAGAGCGATGCCGGAACGCCCCGCTACGCCAAGGTGGCCTTCGACATGCCCGAGGGGAGCCCCAAACGGCTCCAGATCGACATCCTGGACATCTCGGGGACGAGGACCATCTACAACCGCATGGAGTCGCCCAAGGACCACGTGGAGCTCGGTGTCAGCGTCAAGGGCAAGGCCAGCGCCCAGATCTACCTGAACCAGGAATTCGTCAAAGAGATCCCCATTGAATAGGTCCCGCCTCTTCTCTTTCGCCTTTCTCTTGGCCGCCTTTTCAACTGTCCAGCCGTCCCACGCCCAATCCGCCGTGAAACGCGGGTTGGAATCCATGGACTTCCGCCCCGAAACTTCCGGCGAAGGGCTCTTGGGTCCCAGTGTTCCCCAAACGGAAGCCTTTTACGCGCTGCGGCCGCCCGCCGGTTGGCGGAAAAAGACCTACAAGGGCGCGGACAGGTCCCTTCAGTTCCCGCTCTCCTTCCAGGACCCCAAGAACGCCGATTCCCTGACCATCGGCCTCATCCAAGGGGGACCGGCCGTCCTGACCTTGGAAAGCCTCAGCCGGTTCCGGGGTGACTACCTGGGAGCGGTCCGGAAGAAAGGCATGGGCCGGATCATCGGGACCGATATGTTCCGGTTCCGGAACTACGTCTGCCTTCAACTACTGGCCGAGCGGGGGCGGGATGTGGTGCTCCAACTGCTGGTCTTCGACCAACCGGGGTCCTTCCTCCAAGTGGCCTATTCCTTGGACAAGGACCATTACCATGAGAAGGCCAGGACCTTGGAAGCCTCCATCGCCTCCCTGGAGTGGCCCATCTTTCCTGACAAATAATCCCTACCGTTCCCCGGGTCCGCTCCTATAATGACGTCGTCTCGGAAACCCCTGAACGGAGGAAGCATGAAAAAGACCTTTCGGATGCTCGCCTGCCTCGCCTTTTTGTCCATTTCCCTGGACGGTTGCATGACCCTGGAACATACGGTGGGGAACGGCGGCTCGGGCTCTCAGGTCACCGCCAACCGCCAATGGTACATCCTCTGGGGTTTGGTGCCCTTGAACCAAGTGGACGGCGAGAAGATGGCGCTGGAAAAGGGCCTGACCAACAACTACACGGTCAAGTCCCAGATGTCCTTCATCGACGTGCTCCTGAACATCATCACCGGCACGGTCTCGGTCTACGGGCAGACGGTCAGCGTCTCCAAGTAAACCTGCCTCTTCGCAAAACAAAAAAGCCCGGCCAAAAGCCGGGCTTTTTTGTTTCCGGAAGGTTCGGGCTCTATCAGTCCTTCTTCAGCTTCCTCAAGTTCCGCTCACGCTCCTCGGCCGCCTTCTCCCTCAGCCTCTCCCGGTTCCCGACCGCATCGACCCGCGAGTGGACCGACTCGTCCAGGATCCGGCGGCGGTCTCTCAGGTTGCCCTCCCGCATGATCCGCCGCAGGATCATGAACCGGTCGCGGGCCCGCACCTGGTCCAGCCCTTCCCACAATTGGTCCCGTTCGGGCTTGTCGAGCGACTCGAAGGACCGCAAGGCCTGTTCCCTTTCCTTCTGGCGGCGGACCGCTAGGTCCCGGAACCTCTTCCAATTCTGGTAACGTTCCCGCTCCCGGTCGGTGACGAGCCGTTGCCGGAGGAATTCCTTCCGGTCCCCGTCGAACTCCGAGTGATGGTCCGCGTCCACCATCCGGGACTGGGGGCCGTTCTTCATCTCCACCGAGCCCTCAAAGGTGCTGTCCGTGACCTGGCTGCCTTCCACCGAGACCTCGAAGGCGGTCCCGCGCACGCCGCAAACCACGCCTCCCGCCTCGATCTCGAAGGACGAGTGGCTGGTCGCCAATTTCTCCACCTGGGAAAGGATCTTTCCGAAGGACAGCTTTAAGCGGCTCAGGAAGCCGGAAGTCCCCTTTTTCACCAGTTTCCCCACCGTGACCTGGCTTTTCTCGCCGATCTGGGTCATGGTCATGGTATTGAGCACGAGGGAAACCTTGGAGTCGGGACCCGTCAGGATCGTGTCCCCTTCCAGCACGACCTGGTCCTCCTTGGCGTCCTCCAGGACCGTGACGCCTTTCGAGCGCACCTGGACCTTGCCTTGGATGCTATCCAGGATGTATTGGGCGGGGAAACGGGAAGCGGTGTCCGTGTGGGTGTCCGCCAGGATGCGGACCGGGAGCCCGAGGAGGATGCCGAGAAGAATGGAGCGAAGGAACATGGCAACATTCTAGGCTTGGCCCGACCGGTTGGACAGACCCTAGGTTATAAGGTCGTTTTTGTTTAATATGAACGGACTTTCAAAGGAAGAGGCGTCATGAAACCCATCAAGGTCTCCGCATCCATCCTTTCCGCCGATTTCGGCAATCTTTTGGACGCCTGCCGCAAAGCCGAGGCCGCGGGCGTGGACATGCTCCACATGGACGTCATGGACGGCCACTTCGTGCCCAACATCACCTTCGGGGCCCCGGTCCTGGCCTCCCTCAAGGGCAAGGTCAAGGTCCCCATGGACGCCCACCTCATGATCGAGAACGCGGACAAGTACATCCCCGACTTCATCAAGGCGGGCGCCGGTTACATCCTCTTCCACGCCGAGGCCATCGAGAACCCGGTCTCCACCATCCACCTCATCCGCCAGGACGGCTGCAAGGCCGGCATGGTCCTGAACCCGGGCACTTCCGAGGAGGTGATCAAGCCCTTCGTGAAGGACCTGGACTACGTGCTCTTCATGTCCGTTTGGCCCGGTTTTTCCGGCCAATCTTTCATCCCGGATGTGGTGCCCAAGATCGCCCGCTTCTCAAAATGGTGCGGGGAGCAGGGTTTCTCGCCCGAGATCGCGGTGGACGGGG
The DNA window shown above is from bacterium and carries:
- the hisG gene encoding ATP phosphoribosyltransferase, with product MSNVLKLGLPKGSLQESTFHLFAKAGFKISSTSRSYFPNIDDPEMKAMLIRAQEMSRYVEDGTLDVGLTGRDWVMENGSQVQEVAELIYAKAGLRPVRWVLAAPANSPIKSVKDLEGKKIATELVNVSKQYLKKNGVKAHVEFSWGATEAKPPELADAIIEVTESGSSLRANNLVILETLMESNTLVIANQAAWGDPWKKKKIEDMVLLLKGALAAEEKVGLKMNVPRAKLDAVLKVLPSMNSPTVAALHDKDWVDVDTVVDEKTVRGMIPKLKDAGAEGIVEYPLNKVIP
- a CDS encoding DUF2934 domain-containing protein yields the protein MKKTKGKKAHEDMKPETRAEMEETLRKAAYYRWLERGAPLGDDLNDWYEVENRWRDNIVPANNN
- a CDS encoding FecR family protein — protein: MFLRSILLGILLGLPVRILADTHTDTASRFPAQYILDSIQGKVQVRSKGVTVLEDAKEDQVVLEGDTILTGPDSKVSLVLNTMTMTQIGEKSQVTVGKLVKKGTSGFLSRLKLSFGKILSQVEKLATSHSSFEIEAGGVVCGVRGTAFEVSVEGSQVTDSTFEGSVEMKNGPQSRMVDADHHSEFDGDRKEFLRQRLVTDRERERYQNWKRFRDLAVRRQKEREQALRSFESLDKPERDQLWEGLDQVRARDRFMILRRIMREGNLRDRRRILDESVHSRVDAVGNRERLREKAAEERERNLRKLKKD
- the rlmN gene encoding 23S rRNA (adenine(2503)-C(2))-methyltransferase RlmN, whose product is MIHLYEYTRDELTRMFTDWGQPRHVGAQVFQWLHRKRTGTFSEMTDLSKEFREQLAQRASLSSLVLHTRQASQDGTVKYLWKVPGEEGSADAFVESVLIPMARDEEGNPGRFTACLSTQAGCKMKCTFCATGVPKFQRDLTAAQIVAQILGMERDSGVRFNNVVVMGMGEPMDNYENTEKAMRILHEPEGLNLGRRRITLSTSGLIEKIERFTKDDWPVSLAVSLHSADDEIRSRLMPINRSNPLDRLWKAMRKYTYARRLPVTLEYILLKGVNDRPADAQKLASYCKDLLCKVNLIRYNPVPTLPFEAPEESDVEAFKGMLKAKKMRVFLRERKGVDIAAACGQLGFENTTSLGKA
- a CDS encoding SDR family oxidoreductase → MGLFDGKVALVTGAGSGIGRACALLFAQEGAKVVVSNRREQNGKETIRRIYQEGGEAVYIHADVSKPAEVETLVKETVKTFGRLDMALNNAGIAGELAPTADQTLRNWDEVIAINLSGVFYCMKYEIPALLKAGGGAIVNMASILGQVGFAGAPAYVAAKHGVLGLTKNAALEYGARNIRVNAVGPAFIETPMIAPVTSDQAARDGIVGLHPMARLGQPSEVAELVAFLCSTKASFITGAYYPVDGGYLAR
- a CDS encoding tetratricopeptide repeat protein, giving the protein MSSAEELNKEAVSLYRNQDLAGAEELYHQAIQADPAYFPSQLNLGILYFKSGRYDDAIKECTKAVSLRPDHPSAHFHLGNAYYAKMWWEEALVEYERVFELDPDHIDVHFAMGGIYYNRGHKDKAVECWRKYVELAPSDSPKAKLAKEYVEGALANEVHIGKYIAE
- a CDS encoding PASTA domain-containing protein: MTWLENRFQLPPEERKLTLRALRLLGLFTLVMFLAASAAKLYTQFHQPLIVPKVIGMDQSQAQSALSAKGLTAKVIKSIYDEHVPKGLVCFQNPKANSYMKRGQAVELVLSKGNPMVKVPALSGMSLPQAVIALAGAHLRLGKESLMNSPEARDQVLGQYPAPGEVVDSYTNVNALVSNGIPDPAYVMPNLEKKPLERAFKILRPAGIIIDKITTEVHDDMETEIILSQTPAPGTKVQRKGMVSFVISGKSDAGTPRYAKVAFDMPEGSPKRLQIDILDISGTRTIYNRMESPKDHVELGVSVKGKASAQIYLNQEFVKEIPIE
- a CDS encoding TIGR01777 family oxidoreductase; this encodes MPLFEKESRIEVPVEELFRWHTQGPAFERLAPPWEKVHVLERTGGLQDGGKVVLQVRQGPVALEWTAVHRDYIEGKQFVDEQVRGPFARWIHTHQTRSDGPQASILKDHIEYQPPFGPLGALASGYLRSKIERTFRFRHDRTRQDLERLHPFASQKPLRIAMTGASGLVGTALSQFLACGGHEILPMVRRKPRPGEKAVHWDPVRMEMDQDALEGVDAVVHLAGENIGVGRWSASRKESIRRSRVEGTRFLSETLASLKNPPRTLICSSAIGFYGNRGDEALDEKSAPGQGFLPDVCQEWETACGPARDAGIRVVNLRTGIVLTPLGGALAKMLPPFRMGGGGIIGSGRQWMSWISLEDLVGIFHYALHAKGLQGPVNAVAPTPMTNRDLTKVLGKVLGRPTLFPLPGFMVKALFGEMGEALLLEGQRVLPQRLQEAGFPFLHSDLESALRWELGR
- the rpe gene encoding ribulose-phosphate 3-epimerase, which codes for MKPIKVSASILSADFGNLLDACRKAEAAGVDMLHMDVMDGHFVPNITFGAPVLASLKGKVKVPMDAHLMIENADKYIPDFIKAGAGYILFHAEAIENPVSTIHLIRQDGCKAGMVLNPGTSEEVIKPFVKDLDYVLFMSVWPGFSGQSFIPDVVPKIARFSKWCGEQGFSPEIAVDGGISPKTAPQVVEAGANLLIAATAIFKAPDMAEAVRQLKTAGNKN
- a CDS encoding TraB/GumN family protein, which gives rise to MPMKMPTGRRLLLILGLWSLGVPSCPADTDPKVLEFLDKMNLYYYSLAREGLSSLQADVTCDISVDGAAPKPGESGLPFHFSYLGNGTMPVMSPMQKPGETAYTVKKLANLSNLSYNFVKLWGMFTTQPLFETDVYSYRFSRDPDQAFQVTGTGSDGAYTLWFDPKGMAERVEWDSATDKVTMKLSFMATAKGPLLDRLEIIEVSGHKKEGEVACEIKYGRLQGLQVPTDFTVVTHSDAHEVRFRFALSNYELHMAHEGKVLPPGQDYQVLPAESEMPGTKHFLWRVQSPTATVYLLGSIHIRPESPLLLPDAIDRCYRSANFVGFEYDISQDEKNQAEQAAYMKKHFVYPPEDNLLKHLEPGEWNAVQSILVMDGLEEEKAVRMKPILLGMVLDDLALQKEGLDHGMGIDQIFYRRAQVDKKPVFGMEFWWKPLEELASLSDHDQVYNLIGSVLSEHNALKFLNQALRLWKTGDTAGLEALMNRDISPPEKREMDKIIVDRNQKWVPQFERMLGTRAVYFVVVGSGHLVGDDGVPRLLKAKGYRVDQL
- a CDS encoding Spy/CpxP family protein refolding chaperone; amino-acid sequence: MKKTLISGLALLGMLGAGLALADGTMGGGQDHPSWGKDGGKKLEMMQKKLDLTDDQVSKLKELYQGQKDANKSLRERLKADMKSLRDKVDAKASDSDLKSVLDSLSQDRQDLQAARQRMADKMRGILTPTQQAKMVLAMGDRAKGMKKMKGHRHGVDQESDTKGM